In the genome of Harmonia axyridis chromosome 4, icHarAxyr1.1, whole genome shotgun sequence, the window TACTTTTTAGAAATTCTGAATGTGTATCGAACCATCCAAAAGTATGCAATTtcatataatgaaatattttatgtatgtatattaaTTATGCTTACTATGaagttttgaatggaatgagCCTAGTCTTATATTTTATCActtaaaaacaaaatttggtgAAGATACACTTAATCCTTCAGTTTTCGAATATATTCCCATTATATTATTCCAAATATCTTTTGATATGTAATTAGAAATTAATAATGAATGAGTTAGTTTTGTGCATATTGCAAAAAATTTCTATTCTTGTCTTTGTAAACAGATCAattgaaacttttttatttgaataggaatctgatatttttataaatagagAGAAACTAGACATTGATTTTGTCTGTAATGAATAaacataatatattatattgtacatgcaaatattcatataatttgAACTGACCattcagatgaaaaaaaaatatttctgaaatttccTGTCTTGGGGACAGAGTAAGAAAATTAGAATGTATGGATGTAAATTACAGTTTTAACTTATGggtattttgaattgattccaAATAGTCAATAGTGCTCTCTGCTGTTTTAAACAATGGTAATTTATTTTCcaaagatttttcaaaaaagaaatttcattggacaatatcaatgaaatttgtttCCTGTGAATATTCAGATCACAAGGTGCTTCATTGAATCATGTCTCAATTATTTGTGACAGAATTGTCAAAATCTCATGAAGAATAGCATTaataaaacatgaaattttttttagtagAGATTCTATCTTAATTTTGTAAATTGTAATTTGAATAGTAGCTTGTTTTAATTATCAATGGAAGAACTTCAATATTCGAAGCATAATCCACTATTtaaggaaaattaaaaattatttctataTATGTGATGTATTTGTTATTGAATCAAATATTAAATAGAGATAAGTTGTggtgatttatttatttattacttttTGGAGTAAAGTTCCTTGATGAAGTCTCGATATCTTTGTTAAAAGAATCCATCAGTTCATAAATTAGGTTATTCATTTTTTTGGGATATAATTCGAATATCATATTGTCTACTATTtttaatgatgaatttttttcagaattttgggGAATACATTTTGAACCTTCTAAAATTTACGTCAGATTTTACTGTGCCTAGTAAAGAATCTGAATTGCCCATCCATTTCTTTCAACTATGGCGGTAGCTGACAAGAAATTTGATACTAATGGCATTGAACCAACTAActtgagaaaaatattcattgaaagcTGAGACAATAAgtttaaaatcaaaataacaatttctgaaaaactcaaaattttattgTAACTATTTTTCATATCCTTCAACTTTTATTGTTTGATTTTCAGGATACACAATTATTAGCTGAAATATTAGAATTTTCGAAAGAATTAGGAAAATACCTATTTTCAGTCGTGTCGATAGTACCTTAGAGTTAGAAGatatgattttattgaaaactagCTGCCCGCCCCGGCGTTGCACGTTCTGTCAGCCAACCCAAAATATATGCTTCGAAATTGTCGAATCATACTCTATAATTGTTCATTCGGTTGGAGGAAAAAGGAAAGCTCTTTTTTCCTATCCTTATGGTTTTTTCGGAAATACTTATAAACCTTTCCAAAAAAGAATTATCCAATTATTTGGTgcagtcattttttttttaatccacCGCTCAACGGGTTGGCACATGAGAACACTGGGCTGATTATCTCAGCAAAGGCGATCCTCAGAAGTTGGTCAAGAACTTTCGGACCATGCGTGCTGTCGCCAATATGACCATCTTCTGGGTCTCACTTATCAAGTCCGACCTTAGGTGCAGACTTCCAGTGTTTTCCACCATGCTCCTCCACCACCAAGCTGTTGACCAATATTATGAGCAGCAGAATTTTTCTTTAGGCCATAGATCTCGTGAAGGTCATGATATTGACTATTGACGGATGTTGTGTGGTTGGTAAGCATACAAATTCTCTTTTCCTACTAGCAAGCCTGTTTTCGCAACAAGTTCCCTGTGATAAACCTTTGCCATAGCGTTATGGGACTCCATGTATGTATCCCCGAAGAGCTAATATAGGGCATGAGGATGTAATGTGCTGTATTGTTTCCAGGCTTTAGATCATTTTCTGCACAATTCAGAGGGGATGTTGCGGCCAGTAATCCTCTTCATATAGGCAGGAACTAGCACTACCTGATTCTGGATGGCTACAAAATTTCCCTCTGTCTCAGGAAACAGATACCCTTTTCTCAGGTAGTTCAAAGATTAAGCTTTTATTATGCtgttcgatttcaaatttccaGGGTACCTACCTTAGAGCGCTTTACTGTGCCACTCTTCGGAAATTCATTCGAGTGACTGTTCTTTAAGATTTATCGAAGGCTTCAACAGCTGCAAGACTGAAAACTCATTTGCTTGGCACTCGGATTTAAACACTGATTAGTGATTAGTCTCCTAAACGAAAATATTCCCTCATCTTCAATACCATGTAGTTGTGAGTTATTAGGGCATTTTAGAATTCTCTGCCGCGATCATGTCTATTTACTGAGGAATGAGGTTGATGGATTCCATACCTAGTTAGGAGTTTTCTTGTCTGGATGTCAATGGCAGTCAACTTCCCATTTGTTCAGCGCATCATTCCGGAGGAGTAATCAATGCAAGTTAACGCCCAGCAATCGATGTAAAGAGTTTAGAATTGAGTTTCTCCTGTCTCCTTGGCCTAgcaaagtatttttttttaaagtcttCTTTCACTTCGGCGGTTTTGATGTTTGCTGAATACTGAGATATTTGTATGCTCCTTGTGGCTTTAGAGGAGGTATTACTGATTCGTCTCACAGCTTGATTTCTTGGCCTTCCGTGATTCTATCTCTCTTCACATATAGAACCGTATAGTATatacaaagtcacttggaggaagccagaatatttcgattatacaaagattgtccaagtttccagaaattcctttggggccagtgaatttattgcccaACAATACTTTAAAATAAACCttggtatttagcggatcgcggtatctttttcaaaaataacatctggccaagcgtttttatgggactagttcaagtgactttggatatactatacactTATCGAGTCCCATCTGCATACCGTTTGTTTGGCTAAAGGATGCTACTATTTCTAACAGGCTTTTCATCTGTTCTCACTAGCTACATAAAGTTTAAGATCATCCATATTATTGTAAGGAGCTCGCAAGCCCTATGTCACTGCGTCTTTATGGAAGGTAGGGGAAGATGGGGTAATTGCGAACACCTAAGGAAGAActgtaataaaacaaaaaaaaaagaagctaCAAAAGTCGTTTATTGATAAATTTGAACTTGAAAGAATCATTCTTCTACTCTCGTAAGTAACTTAGATACATATTTagtataaaatcaaaatttgaagaaaaaacaaaccCTTGGTGTCCGGGATTACCCGCAGCATGTGCGGTAATTACGGACATAGTCTAATTGGCACAAAATTCAACGACTAATCCTTTGGACTTGGTTTCACCACTGGTATAATTTTCATGGGACCAGATCTTACTCTTATTGCATATAATAGCTAGTATTTGATTATtgtagtttcatatttttcagtttttaagtACAAATATTACTATAATGTTTCTTTCCGTCCTTCGTAGATTTTCtattaaattcttttttttaacaaaacatAATTTCCTTCAGAACTTTCATTGATACTATcttatcttattttttttttccactttttttgTTCTGCTTCAAGAATCACGGATGTCCGAGATTGCCCCACTCAATTCGTCCGCCATTACCCGATACTCactatagatagatagataagtAGACAGTCAACTGAACTGGCTTTGAACAGTTTGAACCGATAAGGTATCAGCGTTCAACTGATCTTGGTTCTGAACTGTAGATCAATAGTGAACGAggttggtatagtatatccaaagtcacttggaggaagccgaatgtttcgattatacaagggttgtccaagtttccagaaattcctttggggccagtgaatttattgcctaacaatactttcaaataaaccccagtatttagcggatcgcagtATCTACATCAAAGGGATATCTATGGctaagcgtttttatggactagttcaagtaactttggatatactatgcAACGTAATTTTGTCATTGAACCACAGTCAACGTTGAACTGTTGGTGAACTTAGATTTGCCATCTTATTTGGCGGCGACTGTACGAGGCAACCTCTGTAATCTACAGACCTTGAACGCAGCCCATGTTATTATAAATCTATGTTCATCACACATCACATATCTCGTacaaatggcgaatgcgcctaAGTTTCCTGTCAACCTTTTCCTATTGTCGAACAAAACTATTATTTATTAAGGCCCTTGTTCCAGTAGTTATGGCAGATaataaattatatgaaatattagGAGTAGATAGAAATGCCTCAGAAAATGAGATAAAGAAGGTAAGCATCGCAAATAAACTGTTCACTCTCAACTGTTAAACCTTCATGTTGTATTAGGTACCTATTTATTAGATAATTCCTCCAGTGGGGATGTGTAATATGTGAATTTTATAGCAATATCGACGGCTTGCTAAAGAATACCATCCAGATAAAAACCCTGAAACTGGTgacaaattcaaagaaatatccTATGCATATGAAATTCTGTCTGATCCAAAAAAAAGAGTAGTTTATGATCAGGTCGGTCTTAAAGGAATGCAAGATGGGACATCTGATGGTTTTGGAAGTGATGATCTTATGTCACACCTTTTTGGTGGCGGATTATTCGGTGGATTCAGTCCATTTGGCTCCAGACGAAAGAATAAGGGGGAAGATACTGTGCACCCCTTGCAAGTGAACTTAGAAGATTTTTATAATGGAAAAACTGCCCAATTGcaactaaataaaaatattatttgtgaAACCTGTAATGGAAAAGGCAGCAAAAGTGGTCAGGTCGGAAAATGTCGAACTTGTGATGGTATGGGAATGAAAAGAACGTATCATGAAATAGGTTCTGCGATTTCACCTTGTTATGAGTGTAAAGGAACCGGAGAACATATAGATGATAATGATCGATGTCAAAGTTGCAATGGAAAAAAAGTTTGCAATGAAAGTAAAATTTTAGAAGTTCATATAGATAAAGGTAAGGTATGTTATTTAGTTTATTCTAGTCcataaaaattttgttcatcagtcattatttattatgttaAATATCTGTTTTTTCCGCTCATGTTGTAtaaatctttattttcaaataattttttctgaaattcttcaTGTTTTCATGATAGTATTAGTACTCGTAGAACAAAAGTTACCTAATAAATGAATGAAGCTTCAAATTATAACATTATTAAAATGAAGAATGATGGCCTCAAATTCCGTGAGGCTGTATATGCTATATCCAGATAGCAATGTTCTTAGTTTCCTCTTAAATGTTGTATATTGGAGGTTATGCATCTGCACTGGCAGTAGGTTATAGAGTTGCACTCCAATGTTATGGGTTTTCCTCTGTCTCTGACTTGGCTGTATGATATATTCTTTGTTTCTAGTGTTGTAATTGTGTTGCTCTGAATGTTTCAAATACatgtttagatttttttttatatgtgttACTCTCTTGTTTATAATTACTGCATACAGGGTCATTATTCTGGATAAGTTTCTGCAGCTAGTATTTCATGGAACTTGATAGATACTTCTCAGGGCTGCTTTCtgcattctgaatattttaaataagtCAACAGTTGTTCCATCACTCCAGCTGATTATACCATCTTTGAGTGAAATATGGAGTAGTAGGCAGTCACTGATGTGTTTGTATTGGTGACATCGGCAATCTTTTTAATATCATTTGTTGCTCCAGCCAGTTTGGCACTGAGATTATCTATGTGTACTCAGCTTAATTGAGCATCTAGTTGTACTCCCAGGAAGTTTACTGAACTCGCTTCTGAATTGTGACTCCCTTGTTTGACACTAAAGACCAATCATGTTGTTTTGTCAGTGTTCAGAAATAAGTCATTTGTAGTGAACCACTtagagcccgttcacatgaccAGCGCTTTACGCGCGTTTTGACaacgcgcgtttacaagtacatgaattttcttcgaagcgtacacatgcctACGCGCGTTTTTATGGAGCGCGCGTAGAGCGCTGTTCTAGAGCTTGCCCGTAGTAACCGCGCGTTGGCTCGCGCtttgagatcataggtttctaatATAACCGTTCAGATGAGCGCGCTTgcacgagctgatagatgccagagacttatttacgtattttccttcgatccgttcggtcagaaatatttcaaaatggaaccggacgctcctaaattattcatagatgaaattgagaattttcctgtaatatgcgacatgacaagtagagtatattcagataaaaactcaaggagacgggcttgggaagaactcgtcatcatatcctgtgaaggagatgctaatgaagaaaaaaaatttattatgtgaccacgtaaaaatgataatagctctttttttagaaatcatgagatacacgtagaacaaatacaaatgaagagaaatagtatcaaaataacattcacctaccacttaaTAGCAGAAATCTTCTATACTAAGTCTatggttctaattataattattcaacaatgaattaaatatcttattcttaaatggtttataattatttatttcttcgatttcattaggcagtctattgaaaaactttaaacaactgtattctagctgctgtttgtgttgaatttaatttacattttttttcctgtcgagccacgtgtcctgtccactgccacttcaattctgcaacacgcgctataatatctacgactctagttctttgtcggatttcttcattcctttttctgtctctgagactgacattga includes:
- the LOC123678130 gene encoding dnaJ homolog subfamily A member 2-like; this encodes MRLSFLSTFSYCRTKLLFIKALVPVVMADNKLYEILGVDRNASENEIKKQYRRLAKEYHPDKNPETGDKFKEISYAYEILSDPKKRVVYDQVGLKGMQDGTSDGFGSDDLMSHLFGGGLFGGFSPFGSRRKNKGEDTVHPLQVNLEDFYNGKTAQLQLNKNIICETCNGKGSKSGQVGKCRTCDGMGMKRTYHEIGSAISPCYECKGTGEHIDDNDRCQSCNGKKVCNESKILEVHIDKGMRENQKILFRGEGDQMPDVEPGDIVIILQQKPHEKFQRNNDNLQINQTISLTEALCGFTFVLHHLDGRDLVIRHPAGEVIKPGDIKTVVGEGMPCYKDPFEKGNLHICFSIKFPDSHFTTKENLKLLESIFPPRPEFVMPTGDHVEQVDLYDFVPNDTSSDSRSGDAYASDEEDGIHSPGIQCATQ